In a genomic window of Virgibacillus sp. SK37:
- a CDS encoding MFS transporter: MGKSFQFIHNKIDINRDLLFLLVIGGLYSLGIFLSNTFVNVYLWKQSGDYTTIAIYNLAIFLFQPVTFIVAGKIAKKVDRVIVLRLGVTFLSLFFLCVLIIGEASSTYNFMLGSLLGIGYGFYWLAFNVLTFEITEPETRDFFNGFLGVLQSFGGMIGPLLAGIIIARMEANIGYTTIFSISFTLFILSVVCSFFLNRRQAEGNFHFKRILRERHHNKNWGRILYAHVFQGLREGIFAFVITIWVFLITGSEFSLGMFNLVLSGLSFIFYFVATRFIKTHMRKKAILLGSLILYFSIFIILFDISYFQLIIYAFFIGIAYPIINVPYVSMTYDVIGKAWKAKDLRVEYIVVRELFVNIGRVVSILVFLVAVSLYSPEKVIPVLLVLFGTGHIFIYLFTKNVYLGTKRKKEVLIKEQITDEKNR, encoded by the coding sequence ATGGGAAAGAGCTTTCAATTCATTCACAATAAAATTGATATTAATAGGGATTTACTATTTTTACTGGTGATTGGTGGTTTATATTCATTAGGTATATTCCTGTCCAATACATTTGTAAATGTATATCTATGGAAACAATCAGGAGATTATACGACAATTGCTATTTATAACCTGGCAATATTTCTTTTTCAGCCGGTTACATTTATAGTTGCTGGAAAAATTGCTAAAAAAGTGGATCGTGTAATTGTGTTACGTTTGGGTGTAACTTTTTTATCTCTTTTCTTTTTATGTGTATTGATTATTGGGGAGGCCTCTTCTACTTATAACTTTATGCTAGGAAGCTTGCTGGGGATAGGTTATGGGTTTTATTGGCTGGCATTTAATGTGCTGACGTTTGAAATAACGGAACCGGAAACAAGAGATTTCTTTAATGGATTTTTAGGTGTATTGCAATCATTTGGTGGAATGATTGGTCCATTACTTGCAGGGATTATCATTGCCAGAATGGAAGCGAATATTGGTTATACAACTATCTTCTCTATTTCTTTTACATTATTTATCCTTTCCGTAGTCTGCAGTTTCTTTTTGAATCGCAGACAGGCAGAAGGTAACTTCCATTTTAAACGTATTTTAAGGGAGAGGCACCATAATAAGAACTGGGGAAGGATATTATATGCTCATGTTTTTCAAGGCTTACGAGAAGGTATTTTTGCCTTTGTAATCACGATCTGGGTGTTTTTAATTACCGGCAGTGAATTCTCACTTGGAATGTTCAATCTCGTACTATCCGGCTTATCATTTATTTTTTATTTTGTTGCGACAAGATTTATTAAGACCCACATGCGAAAAAAAGCAATTTTGTTGGGTAGTTTAATACTTTATTTCTCCATCTTTATTATTTTATTTGATATAAGTTACTTTCAGCTAATCATATATGCCTTCTTCATTGGGATTGCATATCCAATTATTAATGTGCCATATGTCTCTATGACCTATGATGTAATTGGAAAGGCTTGGAAGGCAAAAGACTTGCGTGTAGAGTATATTGTTGTACGGGAGTTGTTTGTAAATATCGGCAGGGTTGTATCTATTTTGGTCTTTTTGGTTGCAGTTTCATTGTATTCGCCAGAAAAGGTAATACCAGTGTTACTGGTTTTATTCGGGACTGGCCATATTTTTATTTATCTGTTTACCAAGAATGTCTATCTTGGCACCAAACGAAAAAAAGAAGTATTAATTAAAGAACAAATAACCGATGAAAAAAACCGCTAA